The following coding sequences lie in one Xanthomonas hyacinthi genomic window:
- a CDS encoding tryptophan--tRNA ligase gives MTTRVLTGITTSGTPHLGNYVGAIRPALQASLRPGIESFYFLADLHSLIKAQDPARTQRSTLEIAASWLAAGLDPSKVWFYRQSDVPETNELTWFLTCVAGKGILNRAHAYKAAVDKNRADGEDDDAGVGAGLFMYPVLMAADILLFNAQQVPVGRDQIQHIEMARDFGQRFNHVYGRDYFTLPEALIDENVATLPGLDGRKMSKSYDNTIPLFAPREELKKRVFAIVTDSRAPGEPKDTEGSALFQLYQAFATVEETAAFAQAFAGGIGWGEAKQQLFARIDAEIAPMRARYEALMARPGDIEAILRDNAQRLRARHATPFLAELRYAVGLRDLSLREAGQADAAQARPALPSFKQYREGDGRFYFKLLDGEGALLLQSGGFESPREAGRVIGTLKQVAQADALHGAELTLAVPAEAVLAALQRLRDAG, from the coding sequence ATTTCCTGGCCGACCTGCACAGCTTGATCAAGGCGCAGGACCCGGCGCGCACCCAGCGCTCGACCCTGGAGATCGCCGCGTCGTGGCTGGCGGCCGGGCTGGATCCGTCGAAGGTGTGGTTCTACCGGCAGTCGGACGTGCCGGAAACCAACGAGCTGACCTGGTTCCTGACCTGCGTCGCCGGCAAGGGCATCCTCAACCGCGCCCACGCCTACAAGGCGGCGGTGGACAAGAACCGCGCCGACGGCGAGGACGACGATGCCGGGGTCGGCGCCGGACTGTTCATGTACCCGGTGCTGATGGCCGCCGACATCCTGCTGTTCAACGCGCAGCAGGTGCCGGTGGGCCGCGACCAGATCCAGCACATCGAGATGGCGCGCGATTTCGGCCAGCGCTTCAACCACGTCTACGGCCGCGACTATTTCACCCTGCCCGAAGCGCTGATCGACGAGAACGTGGCGACGTTGCCCGGGCTGGACGGGCGCAAGATGAGCAAGAGCTACGACAACACGATTCCGTTGTTCGCTCCGCGCGAGGAGCTGAAGAAGCGCGTGTTCGCGATCGTCACCGATTCGCGCGCGCCGGGCGAGCCGAAGGACACCGAGGGGTCGGCGCTGTTCCAGCTGTACCAGGCCTTCGCCACTGTCGAGGAAACGGCCGCGTTCGCGCAGGCCTTCGCCGGCGGTATCGGCTGGGGCGAGGCCAAGCAGCAGTTGTTCGCGCGCATCGATGCGGAGATCGCGCCGATGCGTGCGCGCTACGAGGCGCTGATGGCGCGGCCGGGCGACATCGAGGCGATCCTGCGCGATAACGCGCAGCGCCTGCGCGCGCGCCATGCCACGCCGTTCCTGGCCGAGTTGCGCTATGCGGTGGGTCTGCGCGACCTGTCGCTGCGTGAGGCCGGGCAGGCCGATGCGGCACAGGCCAGGCCGGCGCTGCCGAGCTTCAAGCAGTACCGCGAAGGCGACGGCCGTTTCTACTTCAAGCTGCTCGATGGCGAAGGCGCGCTGCTGCTGCAGAGCGGCGGCTTCGAGTCGCCGCGCGAGGCCGGGCGCGTGATCGGCACGCTCAAGCAGGTCGCGCAGGCCGATGCGCTACACGGCGCGGAGCTAACCCTGGCGGTGCCGGCCGAGGCCGTGCTGGCCGCGCTGCAGCGGCTGCGCGACGCGGGCTGA
- a CDS encoding MBL fold metallo-hydrolase — translation MPRDPSIHLIDTGFQRAQFDAAYLIVENGRGAFVDCGTSHSLPAMLAALDGAGLAPGDVDWLILTHVHLDHAGGAGALLQQLPNARLLVHPRGAPHMIAPARLIAGATAVYGEAEIARSYGTILPVPAERVVVAEDGHRLWLGERELLCIDTPGHARHHLCVWDARSRSWFSGDTFGLAYRELASAQGAFVIPTSSPVQFDPEAMRASIQRMLGYAPETLYLTHYGPVGAADTLAADLFEQLDAMVAIARGCDGRSDRHRCLVAALSALYLERARLHGCPLDDAGVERVLQMDIELNAQGLACWLDR, via the coding sequence ATGCCACGCGACCCCAGCATCCATCTCATCGACACCGGCTTCCAGCGCGCGCAGTTCGATGCGGCCTACCTGATCGTGGAGAACGGGCGCGGCGCGTTCGTCGATTGCGGCACCAGCCACTCGCTGCCGGCAATGCTCGCCGCGCTCGATGGCGCCGGCCTGGCGCCGGGCGACGTGGACTGGCTGATCCTGACCCACGTGCATCTGGACCACGCCGGTGGCGCCGGCGCGCTGCTGCAGCAGTTGCCGAACGCGCGCCTGCTGGTACATCCGCGCGGCGCGCCGCACATGATCGCTCCGGCGCGGCTGATCGCCGGCGCCACCGCGGTGTATGGCGAGGCCGAGATCGCGCGCAGCTACGGCACGATCCTGCCGGTGCCGGCCGAACGCGTCGTCGTCGCCGAGGACGGCCATCGGCTGTGGCTGGGCGAGCGCGAACTGCTGTGCATCGATACGCCCGGCCACGCGCGCCATCATCTGTGCGTGTGGGACGCGCGCAGCCGTAGCTGGTTCAGCGGCGACACCTTTGGGCTGGCGTATCGCGAACTGGCCAGCGCACAGGGCGCGTTCGTGATCCCGACGTCCTCGCCGGTGCAGTTCGATCCGGAGGCGATGCGCGCCTCGATCCAGCGCATGCTCGGCTATGCGCCGGAAACGCTGTATCTGACCCACTACGGCCCGGTCGGCGCGGCGGATACGCTGGCGGCGGATCTGTTCGAACAACTCGATGCGATGGTGGCGATCGCGCGCGGTTGCGACGGTCGCTCCGATCGCCATCGCTGCCTGGTCGCGGCGTTGAGCGCGCTGTACCTGGAGCGCGCGCGGCTGCATGGCTGCCCGCTCGACGATGCCGGCGTGGAGCGGGTGCTGCAGATGGATATCGAGCTCAATGCGCAGGGCCTGGCCTGCTGGCTGGATCGTTGA
- a CDS encoding M28 family metallopeptidase — protein MRMLLLSACLFMGGAAQAANEVLPGGGIDAEALERHVRTLASDAFEGRAPATPGEDKTIAYLSEQFRLAGVQPGGDNGGWTQAVPLVRAQVDGPVTATLRVAGASQALVNGEDVVLQSLRPGTKVALKDAPLVFVGYGIHAPERGWDDYKGVDLKGKIAVMLINDADFETPQPGAFDGRAVTYYGRWTYKYEEAARQGAAGVLIVHETAPAAYDWATVKSSGLSPLFDIERSDAQARAQHVPVRGWMQRALAVSLFQRAGLDFEAEKKRAQRADFRPQALGDATLSVRFALKRERVVTHNVVAKLEGATHPEETVIYSAHWDAFGIGAADASGDRIRRGAIDNATGVASVLELARVFAAGPRPQRTLYFIALTAEEKGLLGATYYAAHPLAPLATTVAVINSEMFSPDGATRDIASWGRGRVSLERDLAAAAQARGRAYSPDPNLEAGFFYRADHFAFARAGVPAITVGPGLDKRDGGVAAGKAIRDRYFADCYHQPCDRWSASWDPAGHAADTLLLYALGQRLADSREWPRWDEGSEFKPARDASEAARR, from the coding sequence ATGCGCATGTTGCTGTTGTCCGCCTGCCTGTTCATGGGGGGCGCCGCGCAGGCCGCCAACGAGGTGCTGCCCGGCGGCGGCATCGATGCCGAGGCGCTGGAGCGGCATGTGCGCACGCTGGCCTCCGATGCGTTCGAGGGCCGTGCGCCGGCCACGCCCGGCGAGGACAAGACCATCGCCTATCTCAGCGAGCAGTTCCGTCTGGCCGGCGTGCAGCCGGGCGGCGACAACGGCGGCTGGACCCAGGCGGTGCCGCTGGTGCGCGCGCAGGTGGACGGGCCGGTGACGGCGACGCTGCGCGTGGCCGGCGCGTCGCAGGCGCTGGTCAACGGCGAGGACGTGGTGCTGCAGAGCCTGCGCCCCGGCACCAAGGTGGCGCTGAAGGACGCGCCGCTGGTATTCGTCGGCTACGGCATCCATGCGCCCGAGCGCGGCTGGGACGACTACAAGGGCGTGGACCTGAAGGGCAAGATCGCGGTGATGCTGATCAACGACGCCGACTTCGAGACGCCGCAGCCCGGCGCCTTCGACGGCCGTGCGGTCACCTACTACGGGCGTTGGACCTACAAGTACGAGGAAGCCGCGCGGCAGGGCGCGGCCGGCGTGCTGATCGTGCACGAGACCGCGCCGGCGGCGTACGACTGGGCCACGGTGAAGAGTTCCGGGCTGTCGCCGCTGTTCGACATCGAGCGCAGCGACGCGCAGGCGCGCGCGCAGCACGTGCCGGTGCGCGGCTGGATGCAGCGCGCGCTGGCGGTGTCGCTGTTCCAGCGCGCCGGGCTGGATTTCGAGGCGGAGAAGAAGCGCGCGCAGCGTGCCGACTTCCGCCCGCAGGCGCTGGGCGATGCGACGTTGTCGGTGCGCTTCGCGCTCAAGCGCGAGCGCGTGGTCACCCACAACGTGGTCGCCAAGCTGGAAGGCGCCACGCATCCCGAGGAGACCGTCATCTACTCGGCGCATTGGGACGCGTTCGGCATCGGCGCGGCCGACGCCAGCGGCGACCGCATCCGCCGCGGCGCGATCGACAACGCCACCGGCGTGGCCAGCGTGCTGGAGCTGGCGCGGGTGTTCGCGGCCGGGCCGCGGCCGCAGCGCACGCTATACTTCATCGCGCTCACCGCCGAGGAGAAGGGCCTGCTCGGCGCGACCTATTACGCCGCGCATCCGCTGGCGCCGCTGGCGACCACCGTGGCGGTGATCAACAGCGAGATGTTCAGCCCCGACGGCGCCACCCGCGACATCGCCTCGTGGGGCCGCGGGCGGGTGTCGCTGGAACGCGACCTGGCCGCGGCGGCGCAGGCGCGCGGCCGCGCCTATTCGCCGGATCCGAACCTGGAGGCGGGGTTCTTCTATCGTGCCGACCACTTCGCCTTCGCCCGCGCCGGGGTGCCGGCGATCACCGTCGGGCCGGGCTTGGACAAGCGCGACGGCGGCGTGGCTGCGGGCAAGGCGATCCGCGACCGCTATTTCGCCGACTGCTACCACCAGCCCTGCGATCGCTGGAGCGCCTCCTGGGATCCGGCCGGGCATGCGGCCGACACGCTGCTGCTGTACGCCCTGGGCCAGCGCCTGGCCGACAGCCGCGAGTGGCCGCGCTGGGACGAGGGTTCGGAGTTCAAGCCGGCGCGCGATGCGAGCGAGGCGGCGCGGCGCTGA